The sequence CACCGTTCCTGAACTAGCCCGAGTTTCCCCTATCTAGGTCAAATTCGTTGAGGAAAATTGTTCGAGATTACGTGCGATAATAACGGAATAACCTCTGTGATCAGTTAAGACTTCAATTCCTCCAGTTCGAGgatttcttcatattttacaCGTGTTTGAAAAGACGCGATAAGAATcgtagagaaaaagagaatattacAGACTAcgatattcatgcttgaaataaaatactaatcCTATCTTAACCCTCTATAACGCTTTATAATTTAAAGGATATTTGCGTAGATTCAAGCAATCCTTTTATTGCAATTAGCACTACTTTCTAGATATCGTATTAACGCTTTCGCTTTCATTTATCTGACTCTACTCGACTCTAtattacacacacacacacacacacattaAAAAACGCTgaacgtataatttattaaaatatgtacattgcttcgttacgttattaattgcaaacaataattaattgtgaatttactgaaataaatttaaaattattccaacgaTCGTGAAAgtgtcaaattaaaaaaaacctCCAACTAATTATAATTCTCTTACTTCATAAACGAGCAAAAATCCGGTTTATAATGGCTTAAGAGTATAACGTACTGCGGCACACCATTCTCTGAAGCGCATACCTCGAATACAATAGATCCCTGATACGCTTTCAAACAATATGCGATACAAGGTAGCATAGTACCAAGCTACCTTTGTAAATACCGTTTGTGTGACGATAAACATAACAACGTATTAACCACCGCCACCGGTTCGAAACGACCTAGTTCCGTTGGCCTCAAGAAGAGTCGTCGGTACGCCCTCATCTACGAGAAGGTCATCGTTTATCGTCGTCGTATTTAGCAGGTGCAAAACGACCGATGGTGTAAGACCTATGTTGATGTGTTTCTGAACGGATGACCGGGAGAGCTCGATGATCACGACATGCAAAACGGATCGATCGCGATCTGTTACGTTACATGAAAGAGGTCCATGAGTTAGTTACGAGCAATGGCGGGCGTGTATAATTCATGGTGATGATTCACGTAACAATCGAGCAGGGTTTTACTCATCGCATCGATGACGATCTTGAAAATATGAGGCGTCCGGCTGTTAAGAATGCATTTACGCGGTCTACCATACACGAGGCTATTAGGCAGTCGAGATACTATGGTATACGATATATCTATAGATCATAAACTACGGATTATTATTCTTGGGTGATTTATTCAATAATGTTCTACTATGAATCAAAAGAAATATGATACGCAATTTAAGGAGATATTTCAAGAGCTAATGGTTCAAGGAAGTAAATCTTGTACGACCTATAAAATGATAGACTATCATGATTACacaagtaattaaaaattcaataatgtACGTAGAAGTTACAAAATGTTTAACAAGTATCTCAATGCTTATGGCTGGCAGTATTGCATAATTGGAGTTGTTGGTTGTGAAACTTTTCGATTACGTCATTTTTGTTTAAGATCTACGATTAGGATATAGAGTAAGTTTGCGATAATCCGTTGAAACAAATAACTTACGCCTGAAAGTCATTCGAGAGTTTAATCAGAAGGACACGTGAATATTTTGTTGCGTTCTTGATATCTATTTTTCTGACAAATCATGATGCATTGATGTCTGTCTCGACCTATATATAAGCAAAGTTCAGGGGTCGTGTAATAAACGTTTGATGGACACGTGTTTGGAACGCAGACGTATCGACTTGAGTGATTTTGCCAAAACAGTCCCATCTGCGTATTACTCGAGAATTCAGGCGCAGCTTCAAACGCGTCTCCGGATGCTGTACAATCATTGATCTGTGAAATCCAGAATTTTCTGCCTCGCTGATTGAGATTCAAGGAGATTTGGGAGCCGATCGAGATTCCAAATAAAAGGTGACGAGACGATGGCGTAATCACGATTAATTGTTAACAAGAATGTGGGTCgacggaaagaaaaaattgagagTGACCACGAACTTTATGAAATCATGAAAGAGTTTTCTGCATACCGTGACATCAGCGCGGAAACAATTACTAAACCGTTCGGGCGATGTCTGACCGCGTCTTAAAGAATTACAATGACAAAGATTACGCGATCGTTTGATCCTTATACGGAACGACCGTTGCACTTGCAAAACAGCGTCTCAAGGCTTTCTAAGTATCGACCAGGGGGTTCGcattaatgtaatttcaaaacgttCGTCTAGTCATAAATCagacgataaattaataaattcgtgTTTACATTCCAGGCGAATCGCATTCGAGCAACATACGTGAATCGATCGAAAACAATTTTGATGACTCacgtttacaatttacaacCTCTACGACTCGTTGTATTTACTTTAGAACGTAACATTCACAGTCTGACATCATCTTCTGCATTCACATTTACTTTTCTCGTTTGCAGATCGAGACATAAGGAAAAATGGGATACGGAACAGAAATGGACAGCTGCGGTCGCTGTATGAAATATTCCTTGTTCTTCGTGAACTTCGTGATCTTCGTAAGCATGAGATATATGTAAACTATCACAGTGATATTTAATGGCCTTCTATTTTAAGTAACAACGTATAAACAATGTTTTAGATCGGTGGCCTCGTGATAGCTGGATTAGCGACGTGGGCTCTGTTGGATAAAGTATCATGGATAGGTGAACTAGTAGGGAACGATTTGCTAACAGGCGCTATTTACGTTCTACTGGCCGGTGGTATTGTCGTCGCTATAGTATCGTTCTTTGGTTGTATCGGTGCATCCCGAGAAGTAAAATGCATGCTTCTCACGgtaaatctttcttttcgctCTGACTCAGTCTTCGATCTTAGAAGAAATCTACCGATTAAATTATGTAACgtacaaaaaaattgttcCAGTACTTCATCATCGTGTTTCTTCTGTTCGTGACCATGTTAATTGGCGGAGTGCTCGCGTATGTGTTCCGTGAAAAACTTGTGAACACACTCGAGAGGGAAATGTCGAGTTCGATGAGAACTTACGATTCTCATAAAGTAGTCAGAGAGGCCTGGGACACGACGCAATCGACGGTAGGCGCGAAATAAGGAACACTTGATACGCAATAAATTTCATGCGGATAATTATTTCGAGCATCGTGCAAGATGTTATGCCTGActtggaataatatttctttttcttttccccgTTCCTGTGATTTTTAGCTCCATTGCTGTGGAGTAAATGGCTGGAGGGATTGGGGAAATCTGGGACTCCACGTACCGGAGAGTTGCTGTCGCGAGATTCAACCTGGCCAGGtaaagattaattttcttaacgaGCTCGTCTTTGCAGACGAAATAGCCGTCAGCGAATTCGTGCATACGTAATTGCAATAATTAGTGATTCGCGGGCGGAACTCGTGGCGCGCGAGTCGTTATGCAGTCTAGCGTTATTACCTTGATGAGATATAATGATATTCTAAGAaccgagaaagaaaaagaggatcTCTCCTTGCGTTTTAGTGCGATTGCTTTCGATTTGTATTTGCTTGCATAATTCATGACCGAATGCTTCATAAACAACGGTCTTCACGCTTCAGATTTGCTTCCAGATATACGTACTTCAACGTACTTGTTCGttatttaaagagaaaatagaaatggaCGCAAAGAAAGTTTGCTTTTACTTctggtttttatttataccatGAAAATTAGCGAGAAATACCAACAGCCGATTCGGTAGACATCTACTATAGTACCGACCAACGATAAGAACCTGACGATTCGGAATTCCAGTTCATAGCATTTGCAATTCGAGATGGCCTGTTAGGAAAGCCCGATTCGGATAGTTCTCCACGGAATTTCGAAACGGCTACGACCTATCGATTACAGTTCAGAAATGCATTCATCCTGTGGTAATCTGTTAATCGCGGCCCGAGTTCGCCGCATCGCCTCTCACGCTTTCACCCGGTCCGATCGACTTTCTCAAGCCGAATTGT comes from Bombus pyrosoma isolate SC7728 linkage group LG2, ASM1482585v1, whole genome shotgun sequence and encodes:
- the LOC122577572 gene encoding CD151 antigen produces the protein MGYGTEMDSCGRCMKYSLFFVNFVIFIGGLVIAGLATWALLDKVSWIGELVGNDLLTGAIYVLLAGGIVVAIVSFFGCIGASREVKCMLLTYFIIVFLLFVTMLIGGVLAYVFREKLVNTLEREMSSSMRTYDSHKVVREAWDTTQSTLHCCGVNGWRDWGNLGLHVPESCCREIQPGQRFNCNAGADTVNPSNAYLVGCINGTQIYMQKHATIMGGAGIAVACLMFFGMLFSCILFKMIE